Genomic DNA from Garra rufa chromosome 18, GarRuf1.0, whole genome shotgun sequence:
tatatcTATCCTGTCATCAGCGCTTATATTTAATAGTGTGTTTAATAGACATGATGCCATTTATTAATCAAATGCTATTTTATGATAGCGACTATGTTTGACTGCGTGTTCATATTTGTCTGAGCTGTTTTTAGCATAGGTCTATGCTATGTTTATATCGATTTAACAATgttttaactttattattatatatcTATCCTGTCATCAGCGCTTATATTTAATAGATTCGATGTGATTAATAGACATGATGCCATTTATTAATCAAATGCTATTTTATGATAGCGACTATGTTTGACAGCGTGTTCATATTTGTCTGAGCTGTTTTTAGCATAGGTCTATGCTATGTTTATATCGATTTAACAATgttttaactttattattatatatcTATCCTGTCATCGGCGCTTATATTTAATAGGTACCATGTGATTAATAGACACGATGCCATTTATTATTCAAATGCTATTTTATGATAACGAGTATGTTTGACTGCGTGTTCATATTTGTCTGAACTGTTTTTAGCATAGGTCTATGCTATGTTTATATCGATTTAACAATGTTTTAACTTTATTATATATCTATCCTGTCATCAGCGCTTATATTTAATAGATTCGATGTGATTAATAGACATGATGCCATTTATTAATCACTAAATATcatttataatgtatatttaGCAGACTTCCTGTGTCTCTCCCTCCATGCCTTTTTCTCTCTCGCTTGCTCCTAAAGCCTGCGTGCACGGGACCCCCATCCCTTCCCCGTTTCTCTGCTTTGCTCTGAAAGCCAAGCTGAAAGTCAATATGTTTTACGTAGCATTGTGACATGTATTCACACAGATTTAACACAATAGTTTGTCAGTACTATTGTCACATCGTTAACAAATATATAGTTTAACGGGTGATGTGTGTATTTATTAGCTATGATACGTATTTAACAGTGTTTAACTTAATCTATATTACAACTGTTCGTAATGTATCAATAATATAGCCATCTCATTAATATAGTTAATGTGTAATGatatacaatacaatatatatatatatatatatatatatatatatatatatatatatatatatttaatttatttattattaaatgatcATTTATGATGAGATATATTTGGCCTCagatcatctctctctctctccctctctctctgtgtctccGCCCAAAAGCCAGCACACAGCCTCCAGCTCTGAAAAGCTTTTTTACTCTGTTTTAATTTAACTGTTTGTGATGTATAACTCATAATGAATCTATTTAATacgaaatatatattttattaatttatttattttgtcctaGGCACTGACAGACCGATTTCTATTGAACATATGACATATGATCAATTTAGATTATACGGTGAGTATTACATTTATTCATACAATGTTTTCATCTGTAAATATATCATATATCTCATACATTTCATATTTACAGCAAGAGAATCTATCAATAGCGGGGGCGTTAGATGGCCAAACAGTGAGTGCAATATATTTACACTATTATTATGACTGTTTTGATTATCTATTCTAAAGCACCTCTTTTTTCTCATAGTTATACCTCAACCCCCGGCTGAAGACGTAATCATCGATCTCGCAAGCGCGGAATCTCACGACGACTCACCAGCTGAAGACTTAATCATCGATCTCGCAAGTGAGGAGTCTAACGACGAGGCACCAGTTATAATCAGAGCTCTTACACACGAGGAAGCGTGTGAGCTGTGGGAGGGTCCTAGCATCGCTCAGGAGAGGCCTACCATTTCAGACATTGGACAGAACAGTGCACGAGGTCCATTGTGGAAGAAAAAGGCCGTAGCAGTCATTAAACCCACAATTAACACCGAGATTCATGGTATGTATAATTATTTACCAATTTATTTacaaatgatttaattaattatatctAACAATATTTTTATTCCATACAGATAGTAGCGATGCGGTAGTGCCTGGTAGGTAACTCgacttttatttaataaactaagaataaatatatttgtttttaattgtcaAATTATTATACAGATACACCGCCTGCATCCAACCTATCCTCATATGACGGCGACATTGAGGATGAAATAATATCGGGTAACTATCTTACCGTTTTATACGTCTTTAAATGTCTGCAACCGtaattatacaatattttttatttatttattttttttacagatggGTCAGCAGAACCAGTTATATCTGTTGGTAACGAAGGCCCTGAGAACGAAATATTTCGAGGTAGGAAGATCATATATTACTTAAGAACATTTTTTGTCATAAAACCATCATAACCCTTTTCATTTTCTCTTTATTTAGACGATCGGCCTGATAGTACGGATAATGCTGCAAACTGGACAGAGAGTCAAATGAGAGACTGGGAAACTGCATCCTGGGAGCACGAACCAGATAATTCTCAGCGGAGGGACGGTAGACAAACGCCGTTCGCTTTTCAAGAACCGGACGATCCAGTCGAAGGAACGGAAGAAGAATTGCCAGAGGTTCGTCAAAATGCTGCGAATGAAACTCCGAGCTACGAACTGTTTCAGAGGTTCTCTCGTGAATTTTTTAACAGGCAAGAGACCTTCTTTAATGAGGTTCACGACCACATTGAGGCAAGGTTTTATCAGCTAAGAGGTCATTTAGATCAGCGTTTGCGAGATTTAGAGACGCAACAGCGTCACATGCAAGCGGATGTGGTTGCAAATCTTCATCTTATTATAGATAATCTGTACGAACAACACAGGGAACGCAGATTGATTGTATGGTTTCTTTGCTGTTTAAATGAGGAGCAACATTCAAATTGAAAAGATGTACTGTAGTGTGATTTTCTGTATCTTATAATCTGTGTTTTGATACGTAGAGTCTTATTAGTTTTTAACATCTTGTGTTTATGAATATATAACTTTTATAGTTTTCTACTTATTTTAACATCTCGTGTTTATGAATATATCACTTTTGTATTTTTCTACTTATCTTATAATCTTAGTTTTGATATACATAGTTTTGTTTTACCGTCATAATAATCTTGTGTTTATGAATATATTGCTTTTAtagttttctaaataaataaaaaaatggacgATGAGAATACACATACCAGTCATTCAGACCAATCTCTCATAGATCGGATACAAAACACCATTGAAATGTATACAGAGACGCATCATAATTTGTGCGACGTCTTACAAAGATTAATAGACGGCCGTCCAAATAACGCTCGAACGTCATTCAATTACGTTCCATCCTCAAATAGTTACAATTTGCAGGATCTAGAAGCAATGATAGAGCCAAGTCTAACCGAGGATTTGTGTAATCAGTTACAGACTGCTATAAATAGAAGCATTCAAAGGCTTCAACAAACCGGAGGGATGTTAACCGAATCTGCAGCGCTTCCTCCAGACCATGCCGATGCGGAACGTCCATCGACTTCCGGCGTAGAAAACCCTACTGAGCCCGAACAACCGTCGACTAATACTATGACTAATAACGTTGATCCAAGACCTTCAAACCCTACAGAAGTAGCCCCCGTGAACATCGACGATCTGATACGACACGGAGGGTGTGTAAACAACTATCGCGTCATACCACGGCCTCGATTTAATGCGGTGCAATTGCGAAGGACGATGAATATGCGTGAAATAAGATCTACGGATTTATCAGCTTACCAAATTTTGTTACACGACAAAATAGAAGAAATAGTGTCGTTCGCCAGACAAATCGGTGGTGAGTCTAGCGTCATTAATTTAACAATGGAGGGTGAGAGTTTGAAAATACCGGTTAACATCGTCTTAACCCCCGGAAATAATTACGACGTTAGTCTTTTCACCGACCAAATTGAGAAAATTTTACAAAGTGACGATCAGTTAATGTCTGATGACAAGGTCGAAATCGAACTCGATGTAGCCATGAATAGACAAGGAGGAGGAGGACAAAGACGTAAACTTACAGACATACCCCTGCAACAGgtgattaaaagaaaaaagatgaATTTGTTCGTACCTGCCAATTTCAGTAATAATTTATGCTTTTCTATCTGTCTTGCCCGATTTCTTGACCCGCATCTCCCCGAGAGCGAGTTAGAAAGTAGAGCGGCGGTTATCCACAACAATACAGGATTTTCAATTCAAGACAAGATCGGTCTTCACGACATAGCAAAGTTTGAGAATCTGCTGGATGTCAAAATCGTCGTTTTTTACAGGACAGGAGATGTTTTAGAAACGTTCAAAAATTACGATGAGCCGCATCCAAAGACGATGTTCCTTTATTTACACGACGAACATTACTATATGATTTTGAATCTGACAGGATTCATAGGCACCCCTTATGTGTGCCAAAACTGCTACAAAGGTTATACCAAAAAAAGTTTCCACTATTGCAAGTACGTCTGTAACGTCTGTTTCGATCGGGATTGCTTTAAGACCCCCAAAAAAATCATCCGCTGTCCCGATTGTCTACGCTATTGCCAGTCAAGCCGATGTTACGACATGCACAAGAAAGCACGACCCGGCAAAGAAAAATCGGCTTGCGATACTATAAAATATTGCAAACTGTGTAACAGGCGGTACGAGATTACAGCCAATAGTGGAGGACACAAATGCTCCCCTAGTCGCTGCCACAATTGCGGTGAAAAACTGCATGATCAAGGGAAACATTTATGCTTCATACAGCCTCAAACGGCTAAGGATCCTAGCGAACGTctaattttttatgattttgaaTCGTGCTACGAAAACGGACGGCA
This window encodes:
- the LOC141291626 gene encoding uncharacterized protein; protein product: MSNINGTDRPISIEHMTYDQFRLYARESINSGGVRWPNIIPQPPAEDVIIDLASAESHDDSPAEDLIIDLASEESNDEAPVIIRALTHEEACELWEGPSIAQERPTISDIGQNSARGPLWKKKAVAVIKPTINTEIHDSSDAVVPDTPPASNLSSYDGDIEDEIISDGSAEPVISVGNEGPENEIFRDDRPDSTDNAANWTESQMRDWETASWEHEPDNSQRRDGRQTPFAFQEPDDPVEGTEEELPEVRQNAANETPSYELFQRFSREFFNRQETFFNEVHDHIEARFYQLRGHLDQRLRDLETQQRHMQADVVANLHLIIDNLYEQHRERRLIVWFLCCLNEEQHSN